The Denitrificimonas caeni genome has a segment encoding these proteins:
- the efp gene encoding elongation factor P: MKTAQEFRTGQVANIDGSPWVIQKAEFNKSGRNAAVVKMKLKNLLNGTATETVFRADDKFEPVTLGRKGVTYSYFADPLYVFMDEEYNQYELEKADIEAVLPFIEDGMTDECAAVFYEDKVISIELPTTIEREIIYTEPSVRGDSSGKVMKTARLSTGHELQVSSFCEIGDSIEIDTRTGEYKSRVKA; this comes from the coding sequence ATGAAAACTGCACAAGAATTTCGCACCGGCCAAGTTGCAAATATTGATGGTTCACCTTGGGTGATTCAGAAGGCTGAGTTTAATAAATCAGGCCGCAACGCTGCGGTCGTTAAAATGAAGCTGAAGAACCTGTTAAACGGCACAGCCACAGAGACCGTCTTTCGTGCTGATGATAAATTTGAGCCAGTAACCTTGGGGCGCAAAGGTGTGACTTACTCCTACTTCGCTGACCCGCTGTATGTCTTTATGGATGAAGAATACAATCAGTACGAGCTTGAAAAAGCCGATATCGAGGCTGTTTTGCCTTTTATCGAAGATGGTATGACCGATGAGTGCGCTGCGGTTTTTTATGAAGACAAAGTGATCTCCATTGAGCTGCCCACCACTATTGAGCGCGAAATCATTTATACTGAGCCGTCTGTGCGCGGCGATAGCTCTGGCAAAGTGATGAAAACTGCACGTCTGAGCACCGGACATGAATTGCAGGTATCCTCGTTCTGTGAAATTGGTGATTCAATTGAAATTGACACCCGTACTGGCGAATATAAGTCACGCGTTAAAGCTTAG
- the tusA gene encoding sulfurtransferase TusA, with product MLIEVDAELDACGLFCPEPVMLLHTKVRELGAGKVLKVTATDPSTQRDIPKFCLFLEHQLLDSSEQDGTYTYLIRKKL from the coding sequence ATGCTTATAGAAGTGGATGCTGAATTAGATGCCTGCGGCCTTTTTTGCCCTGAGCCGGTCATGCTATTGCATACTAAGGTGCGTGAGCTGGGAGCTGGAAAGGTGTTAAAAGTCACTGCTACTGACCCGTCCACGCAGCGTGATATACCCAAGTTCTGCTTGTTTTTAGAGCATCAACTGCTCGACAGCAGTGAGCAGGATGGCACCTACACCTATTTGATTCGCAAAAAACTTTAA
- a CDS encoding YgiQ family radical SAM protein: MQTAKPLYDYPKYWAECFGPAPFLPTSREEMDALGWDSCDVIIVTGDAYVDHPSFGMAVIGRVLEGQGFRVGIISQPDWRDKDDFMQLGEPNLFFGVAAGNMDSMINRYTADRKMRSDDAYTAGGQAGSRPDRASLVYSQRCKEAYSHIPVVLGGIEASLRRIAHYDYWQDSVRRSILMDATADILLYGNAERAIVEVAQRLSWGEAITEIDDIRGTAFIRRNTPQDWFELDSTRIDRPGRVDRIINPYVNTQDTDACAIEQQAGELLEQSDVQVVQLIDHPNLTRERTVIRIPSFEKVRNDPVLYAHANRVLHLETNPGNARALVQRHENQDIWLNPPPIPLTTDEMDYVFGLPYARVPHPKYGAAKIPAYETIRFSVNIMRGCFGGCTFCSITEHEGRIIQSRSHESILQEIEQMRDKVPGFTGVVSDLGGPTANMYRLACKSKEIEEVCRKPSCVFPGICPNLNTDHSSLIELYRKARELPGVKKVLIASGLRYDLAVEHPEYVRELVTHHVGGYLKIAPEHTEEGPLEHMMKPGIGSYERFRKMFEQFSKEAGKEQYLIPYFIAAHPGTTDKDMLSLALWLKSNNFRADQVQAFYPSPMATATAMYHSGKNPLRKVTYKSPATEIVKSEEQRRLHKAFLRYHDPKSWPLIREALLRMGRADLIGAGKNKLVPAQQPQNDGYRSARRKNSTPAKGKQAARPLLTQHTGIPPRAKDDKPSWHKREEAKAAAEAKLRAERRQKPAAKGGKGRPPAKPR, encoded by the coding sequence ATGCAAACTGCTAAACCTTTATATGATTACCCTAAGTACTGGGCTGAGTGCTTTGGTCCTGCGCCTTTCCTACCCACTTCCCGTGAAGAAATGGACGCTTTGGGCTGGGACTCTTGTGATGTCATCATTGTGACCGGTGATGCTTATGTGGATCACCCCTCATTTGGCATGGCAGTGATTGGCCGCGTCTTAGAAGGACAGGGTTTCCGCGTCGGTATTATCAGCCAACCGGATTGGCGGGATAAAGACGACTTTATGCAACTGGGCGAGCCTAATCTGTTTTTTGGCGTCGCCGCCGGCAATATGGACTCAATGATTAACCGCTACACCGCTGATCGCAAAATGCGCTCGGATGATGCCTATACCGCAGGTGGGCAAGCTGGGAGTCGTCCCGACCGCGCTAGCTTGGTCTACAGCCAACGCTGCAAGGAAGCGTATAGCCACATACCTGTGGTGCTTGGCGGTATTGAAGCCTCGCTGCGCCGCATCGCCCATTATGACTACTGGCAAGACAGCGTACGCCGCTCCATTTTAATGGACGCCACCGCCGATATACTGCTGTACGGTAATGCTGAACGCGCCATTGTTGAAGTGGCGCAGCGTTTATCTTGGGGTGAAGCCATTACTGAGATTGATGATATCCGCGGTACTGCTTTTATTCGCCGCAATACGCCACAGGATTGGTTTGAACTGGACTCCACCCGCATTGACCGCCCTGGGCGCGTTGACCGCATTATCAACCCCTATGTGAATACTCAAGACACTGACGCCTGCGCCATTGAGCAGCAGGCCGGCGAGCTACTTGAGCAATCGGATGTGCAGGTGGTGCAGCTGATTGATCACCCCAACCTCACCCGTGAGCGCACGGTGATTCGTATTCCGTCGTTTGAAAAAGTGCGCAATGATCCAGTGCTGTATGCCCACGCCAACCGCGTGCTGCACCTAGAAACCAACCCCGGCAATGCCCGTGCTTTGGTGCAGCGCCATGAGAATCAGGATATTTGGCTCAACCCACCACCGATTCCGTTGACCACAGATGAAATGGATTATGTGTTTGGCTTGCCCTATGCGCGGGTGCCACACCCCAAGTACGGCGCGGCTAAAATCCCTGCTTACGAAACCATTCGTTTCTCGGTCAACATCATGCGCGGCTGCTTTGGTGGCTGTACTTTCTGCTCCATTACCGAGCACGAAGGACGCATTATTCAAAGCCGTTCCCATGAATCGATTTTGCAAGAAATCGAACAAATGCGCGACAAGGTACCGGGCTTTACTGGTGTGGTGTCCGACCTTGGCGGGCCGACGGCGAATATGTACCGCTTGGCCTGTAAGAGCAAAGAAATTGAAGAGGTGTGCCGCAAGCCCTCTTGTGTATTCCCCGGCATTTGCCCGAACCTGAATACCGATCACAGCTCGCTGATCGAGTTGTACCGTAAGGCACGGGAATTACCCGGAGTAAAAAAGGTGCTGATTGCTTCAGGTCTGCGCTATGACTTGGCCGTGGAACACCCTGAGTATGTGCGCGAGCTGGTAACCCACCATGTGGGCGGCTACTTAAAGATTGCCCCAGAGCACACTGAAGAAGGTCCGCTGGAGCACATGATGAAGCCGGGCATTGGCAGCTATGAACGCTTCCGTAAAATGTTTGAGCAGTTCTCTAAAGAAGCCGGCAAAGAGCAATACCTAATCCCCTACTTTATTGCTGCGCACCCAGGCACCACCGACAAAGACATGCTCAGTTTGGCCCTGTGGCTGAAAAGCAATAACTTCCGCGCCGACCAAGTGCAAGCGTTTTACCCTTCACCTATGGCTACGGCAACAGCGATGTACCACTCAGGTAAAAACCCACTGCGTAAAGTCACCTATAAAAGCCCCGCCACGGAGATTGTAAAAAGTGAAGAGCAGCGGCGTTTACACAAGGCTTTCTTGCGCTATCACGACCCTAAATCTTGGCCGTTGATTCGCGAAGCCTTACTGCGCATGGGCCGCGCGGACTTAATCGGCGCAGGGAAAAACAAGCTGGTGCCTGCTCAGCAACCGCAAAACGATGGTTATCGCAGCGCCCGACGCAAAAACTCAACGCCAGCCAAAGGCAAACAGGCTGCTCGCCCTTTATTAACTCAACACACTGGCATCCCGCCGCGGGCCAAAGACGACAAACCCAGTTGGCATAAACGCGAAGAAGCCAAAGCCGCTGCAGAAGCCAAACTGCGCGCTGAACGCCGACAAAAGCCTGCTGCCAAAGGCGGCAAAGGCCGACCACCAGCAAAACCGCGTTAA
- a CDS encoding NAD(+) kinase, with protein MEQFRNIGIIGRMGSARVLETIRRLKRYLIGRHLHVILEETIAEMLPGHNLQTSSRKLLGEVCDLVIVVGGDGSMLGAARALSQHNTPVLGINRGSLGFLTDILPEQLESQISEVLAGNYTVEQRFLLETEVRREGMPIGQGDALNDVVLHPGKSTRMIEFELFIDGQFVYSLKADGLIIATPTGSTAYALSAGGPIMHPRLDAIVIVPMYPHTLSSRPIVVDADSELKVIISEDMNIYPLVSCDGQSHVTCAPGDTLHIQRKPQKLRLIHPLDHNFYGVCRDKLGWGSRLGQDNK; from the coding sequence ATGGAGCAGTTTCGCAATATTGGCATTATCGGGCGGATGGGCAGTGCCCGCGTTTTAGAGACAATACGCCGTCTGAAGCGCTATCTAATTGGACGGCATTTGCACGTTATTTTAGAAGAAACCATTGCTGAAATGCTGCCCGGCCATAATTTGCAAACCAGCTCTCGCAAGCTGCTCGGTGAAGTGTGCGATTTAGTCATTGTCGTGGGTGGTGACGGCTCAATGCTGGGTGCGGCGCGGGCTTTGTCCCAGCACAATACACCGGTATTGGGGATTAACCGCGGCAGCCTGGGTTTTTTAACGGATATTTTACCTGAGCAGTTAGAGTCGCAGATTTCTGAAGTACTGGCCGGCAACTATACCGTTGAGCAGCGTTTTTTATTAGAAACTGAAGTGCGCCGTGAGGGTATGCCCATTGGTCAAGGCGATGCCCTTAACGATGTGGTTTTGCACCCAGGTAAATCCACTCGCATGATTGAGTTTGAGTTGTTTATTGACGGCCAGTTTGTTTACAGTTTGAAAGCCGATGGTTTGATTATCGCCACGCCTACAGGCTCAACAGCGTATGCATTGTCTGCTGGTGGCCCCATTATGCATCCGCGCTTAGATGCCATCGTGATTGTCCCTATGTACCCGCATACCTTATCCAGTCGCCCGATTGTGGTGGATGCGGACAGTGAGCTGAAAGTGATTATTTCTGAAGATATGAACATTTACCCGCTGGTGTCATGTGACGGTCAAAGCCATGTGACCTGTGCTCCAGGGGATACCCTGCATATTCAACGTAAGCCGCAAAAATTGCGCTTAATTCATCCACTGGACCATAATTTTTATGGTGTTTGCCGTGACAAGCTCGGCTGGGGTAGCCGCTTGGGCCAGGATAATAAATAA
- a CDS encoding spermidine synthase, which yields MLVEQQAAKRVLVEETDEYGVIRVVENNGYRYLEFGDSAEQSCVLYENPLYLKYDYTRAMLLASLCHPHPETALFLGLGAGSLTEVCLAALPHLNDVEVLELREPLPRLAMEYLGMSDDPRLTIRIGDALELIDTAETADLIYLDMYTDAGPSVAHLAWGFLAKCQDLLNPGGWLIINQWATLDGRPLGAALFRGLFYRHYWEIPVKEGNVILLVPYSFEQSPPLPLLREQAARVGAELGYDISYLIEAIRPPSE from the coding sequence GTGTTAGTTGAGCAGCAAGCAGCGAAGCGGGTGTTGGTCGAGGAAACCGATGAGTACGGTGTAATTCGCGTGGTGGAAAATAATGGCTACCGCTATTTAGAGTTTGGTGACAGCGCCGAGCAAAGCTGTGTGCTGTATGAAAACCCATTGTATCTAAAGTACGACTACACGCGCGCCATGCTGTTGGCCAGTTTGTGCCATCCGCACCCTGAAACTGCGCTGTTTTTAGGCTTGGGGGCTGGCAGTTTAACTGAGGTGTGCTTGGCTGCGCTACCGCACTTAAACGATGTTGAGGTGCTGGAGCTGCGTGAGCCATTGCCTCGTTTAGCGATGGAATACTTGGGTATGAGCGATGATCCGCGCTTAACCATCCGCATTGGCGATGCTTTGGAGCTGATTGATACGGCTGAGACTGCCGATCTAATTTATTTAGATATGTATACTGATGCAGGTCCATCGGTGGCGCATTTGGCTTGGGGCTTTTTAGCTAAATGCCAAGACTTGCTCAACCCTGGAGGCTGGTTGATTATTAATCAGTGGGCCACGCTGGACGGGCGCCCCTTGGGGGCAGCATTATTTCGTGGTTTGTTTTATCGCCACTACTGGGAAATACCGGTGAAGGAGGGCAATGTGATTTTATTGGTGCCTTACAGTTTCGAACAGTCGCCACCGCTTCCGTTGCTGCGCGAACAGGCCGCCCGTGTCGGCGCAGAGCTGGGCTATGACATCAGTTATCTAATTGAGGCAATACGTCCTCCCAGCGAATAA
- the earP gene encoding elongation factor P maturation arginine rhamnosyltransferase EarP has protein sequence MRATWDIFCRVIDNFGDIGVTWRLAQQLQREQGFAVRLWVDDVVSFNKICPAVQLGVDQQGLAGVLICHWREGLISAQSESADVVIEAFACQLPEHYIALMRAKQQVLWLNLEYLTAEPWAAQCHTLPSLQSGGLQKYFFFPGFTEDTGGLLREQGLLAQRNDFFASDSLAQAFLATVQVQPLPGERLISLFAYANQGLPSLLQALSNDTRRNRVLLLPGPLQSSVAQWFAEQSLQVGRSYQKNNLTLQLLPYIEQEQFDQLLWCCDLNCVRGEDSFVRAQWAGKPMLWHIYPQEEGAHLLKLKAFFTLYSDALDDDSVQALKHLWQAWNQQADMGAAWALFTAHEEKLQSHAMRWLAQQNNYPDLATKLASFYEKWL, from the coding sequence ATGCGCGCAACTTGGGATATTTTTTGCCGTGTAATCGATAATTTCGGCGATATTGGGGTGACTTGGCGTCTAGCTCAGCAGTTACAGCGCGAGCAAGGCTTTGCCGTGCGCTTGTGGGTGGATGATGTAGTCAGCTTTAATAAAATCTGTCCTGCAGTGCAATTGGGAGTGGATCAGCAGGGGCTGGCTGGGGTGCTCATCTGCCACTGGCGCGAGGGTTTAATTAGTGCGCAAAGTGAAAGTGCTGATGTGGTCATTGAGGCCTTTGCCTGCCAGTTACCTGAGCACTACATTGCTCTGATGCGAGCTAAGCAGCAGGTGCTCTGGCTTAATTTGGAGTATTTAACTGCAGAGCCTTGGGCTGCGCAGTGCCATACTTTGCCCTCATTGCAGAGTGGCGGCCTACAAAAGTATTTCTTTTTCCCCGGCTTTACTGAGGATACTGGTGGGTTATTGCGTGAACAGGGCTTATTAGCGCAGCGTAATGATTTTTTCGCGAGCGATTCTCTAGCGCAAGCCTTTTTGGCTACTGTGCAGGTGCAGCCATTGCCCGGTGAGCGTTTAATCAGCTTATTTGCCTATGCCAATCAGGGGTTGCCCAGCTTGCTGCAAGCCTTAAGTAATGACACCAGGCGCAATCGGGTACTGCTGTTACCAGGCCCCTTGCAGAGCAGTGTTGCCCAATGGTTTGCTGAGCAAAGCTTGCAAGTGGGGCGCAGCTACCAAAAAAACAATTTAACCCTGCAGTTGTTGCCCTATATCGAGCAAGAGCAGTTCGATCAATTACTCTGGTGTTGTGATCTCAATTGTGTGCGTGGCGAGGACTCTTTTGTGCGTGCGCAGTGGGCGGGCAAGCCCATGTTATGGCATATTTATCCGCAAGAGGAAGGTGCGCATTTGCTCAAGTTAAAGGCCTTTTTTACCCTATATAGCGACGCGTTAGACGACGATAGCGTACAGGCCTTAAAGCACCTGTGGCAGGCTTGGAATCAGCAAGCAGATATGGGGGCTGCTTGGGCACTGTTTACTGCCCATGAGGAAAAGCTGCAAAGTCACGCCATGCGCTGGTTAGCGCAACAAAATAATTACCCAGATCTTGCGACAAAGCTAGCGTCTTTCTATGAAAAGTGGCTATGA
- a CDS encoding DUF6929 family protein, protein MHSDGLTLIELRELQLNEATGRSYLSAASGMWVADDTLYVVPDDDLVLGVFSLHDSAPGQTLTIIPGALPQDAKQRKAVKPDFESLTFMPPCSRYAHGALLALGSGSTQQRKRGMLWPFAAPGTLQAEPLLFALQPLYQPLEQVFVDLNIEGVVIQGDCLKIWQRGNNQHRDNAVIEFKLADLLTLLDNPDPALSIPAQRIDRYELGEVAGVPLTFTDGFALPDGACLFSAAAENTDDSYHDGECVAAAIGLIDADRQLRWIKAVQPVYKIEGISAKQEGERLQILLVSDADNPNVPAKLFKTYINYPL, encoded by the coding sequence ATGCACAGTGATGGCTTAACCTTAATCGAGCTGCGCGAGTTGCAGCTTAACGAGGCGACGGGACGTTCTTATTTAAGCGCCGCGAGCGGCATGTGGGTGGCTGACGATACCCTTTATGTGGTGCCTGATGACGACCTGGTTTTGGGCGTGTTCTCACTGCACGATAGCGCACCTGGGCAAACGCTCACTATTATCCCTGGGGCTTTACCGCAAGATGCTAAGCAGCGCAAAGCGGTTAAACCGGACTTTGAGAGTTTAACTTTTATGCCGCCATGTTCGCGCTATGCGCACGGGGCTTTGTTGGCGCTAGGCTCAGGCTCAACGCAGCAACGCAAGCGCGGCATGCTCTGGCCCTTTGCCGCACCGGGGACGTTGCAGGCTGAGCCTTTGCTGTTTGCTTTGCAGCCCCTTTATCAGCCGCTGGAGCAGGTCTTCGTGGATTTGAATATTGAGGGTGTGGTGATACAGGGTGACTGCTTGAAAATCTGGCAGCGCGGTAATAACCAGCACCGTGATAATGCGGTCATCGAGTTCAAGCTTGCTGACCTGCTCACCTTGCTTGACAATCCAGACCCCGCATTAAGTATTCCAGCACAGCGCATTGATCGATATGAGTTGGGTGAAGTCGCCGGTGTGCCTTTAACCTTTACTGATGGCTTTGCTTTGCCCGATGGTGCCTGTTTATTTAGTGCCGCGGCGGAGAATACCGATGACAGTTACCATGACGGCGAATGTGTTGCTGCCGCTATAGGTTTAATCGATGCTGATCGGCAATTGCGCTGGATCAAAGCTGTGCAGCCAGTTTATAAAATCGAAGGGATCAGTGCCAAGCAAGAGGGCGAGCGCTTGCAAATACTCTTGGTTAGTGACGCGGATAATCCTAATGTTCCGGCTAAGTTGTTTAAAACCTACATTAATTACCCTTTGTAA
- a CDS encoding crotonase/enoyl-CoA hydratase family protein, whose amino-acid sequence MSELIQYNCNEGIATLTLNNGKVNAISPDMVAAFNQCLDQAEKDRAIVIITGQPGILSGGYDLKVMTSSPENAINLVASGSTLARRMLAHPYPIIVACPGHAIAKGAFLLLSADYRIGAEGAFNIGLNEVLIGMTMHHAGIELAKDRLSKAAFQRSVINGELFSPAAAVEAGFLDRVVPAEQLMATALGVATLMKKINMKAHRNTKLKVRKQLLETLDAAVELDKTQLL is encoded by the coding sequence ATGAGCGAACTGATCCAGTACAACTGCAACGAAGGTATTGCTACCTTAACCCTAAACAACGGCAAAGTTAATGCGATTTCACCGGATATGGTTGCTGCTTTTAACCAGTGTCTGGATCAAGCAGAAAAAGATCGGGCCATCGTCATCATTACCGGTCAGCCGGGTATTTTATCAGGCGGTTACGATTTAAAAGTCATGACTTCAAGCCCTGAAAATGCGATCAACCTAGTGGCCAGCGGCTCCACTTTAGCGCGACGTATGTTAGCACACCCCTACCCAATTATTGTTGCCTGCCCAGGTCACGCTATCGCTAAAGGGGCATTTTTATTGCTCTCGGCAGATTACCGTATTGGCGCTGAAGGCGCTTTCAATATTGGTTTAAACGAAGTATTGATCGGGATGACCATGCACCACGCCGGCATTGAGCTGGCCAAAGACCGCCTGAGCAAAGCGGCGTTTCAGCGCTCAGTGATCAACGGCGAGTTGTTTAGCCCCGCGGCAGCAGTCGAGGCTGGCTTCTTAGACCGTGTGGTGCCCGCAGAGCAGCTAATGGCAACGGCCTTAGGCGTGGCAACCCTGATGAAGAAAATCAACATGAAAGCGCACCGCAACACCAAACTGAAAGTACGCAAGCAGTTACTCGAGACTCTCGACGCTGCGGTAGAGTTGGATAAAACCCAACTGCTGTAA
- a CDS encoding cation diffusion facilitator family transporter: protein MDAQQQAKERDQAMRKTSVVGAIVNLVLTVVKIVFGIIGQSTALVADGVHSLADLSTDLMVWFAAKYSNQPADKEHPYGHARIETAFTVGLGVVLIITAIGIVVDSGQRLLNPDTLLQPTPIVLLIAAISIIANEGLYQYTMRIARDFNSNLLKANAWHHRSDAISSIVVLIGVAGSLMGVPYLDAFAALGVAYMIGKIGWDQAWSSIRELIDTGMEPKTAAAVARIIENIEGVQSMHMLRSRRMGDSYLVDVHIEVDERLSVSEGHKIAEYVRFKLIESEKNITNALVHIDPEDDSLELLCIGLPFRREVLADLRKVWAGEVDAADCDSVTLHYLSGKVHVDLVRPMHDASANLSQRLAEKAQTLDYIGQVRIFYQYS, encoded by the coding sequence ATGGATGCTCAGCAGCAGGCTAAAGAGCGTGATCAGGCAATGCGCAAAACCAGTGTGGTTGGAGCCATCGTCAATCTGGTTTTAACCGTGGTGAAAATTGTTTTTGGCATCATTGGTCAATCGACAGCTTTAGTGGCTGATGGAGTGCACTCGTTAGCCGACTTAAGCACCGACTTAATGGTGTGGTTTGCAGCCAAATACAGCAATCAACCGGCAGATAAGGAGCATCCTTACGGTCACGCGCGAATTGAGACGGCCTTTACTGTAGGGCTAGGCGTGGTGTTAATCATTACCGCCATTGGCATTGTGGTGGATTCGGGGCAGCGCCTGCTCAATCCAGACACTTTGCTGCAGCCTACGCCCATTGTGCTCTTGATTGCCGCCATTTCTATTATTGCCAATGAGGGCTTATACCAGTACACCATGCGTATTGCCCGTGACTTTAACTCCAACCTGTTAAAGGCCAATGCTTGGCATCACCGCTCCGATGCGATTTCTTCAATTGTGGTCTTGATTGGTGTGGCCGGTAGTTTAATGGGCGTGCCGTATTTGGATGCGTTTGCCGCTTTAGGCGTAGCCTATATGATCGGTAAAATTGGTTGGGACCAAGCATGGTCATCCATTCGAGAGCTGATTGATACCGGTATGGAGCCTAAAACTGCGGCTGCGGTGGCACGTATCATCGAGAATATTGAAGGGGTGCAAAGCATGCATATGCTGCGCAGCCGCCGTATGGGTGATAGTTACTTAGTTGATGTGCACATTGAAGTGGATGAGCGTTTAAGCGTCTCTGAAGGCCATAAGATTGCCGAGTATGTGCGTTTCAAACTGATTGAATCTGAAAAAAATATTACCAATGCTCTGGTGCACATTGACCCAGAAGATGATTCTTTAGAGTTGTTATGCATTGGCTTGCCTTTTCGCCGCGAGGTCTTAGCGGATTTGCGTAAGGTCTGGGCTGGTGAGGTGGACGCGGCAGATTGTGATTCGGTGACTTTGCATTACCTCAGCGGCAAAGTGCACGTAGATTTAGTGCGGCCCATGCATGATGCCAGTGCCAATTTATCGCAACGGCTCGCGGAAAAAGCACAAACATTGGACTATATCGGCCAAGTACGTATTTTTTATCAATACAGTTGA
- a CDS encoding aromatic amino acid transporter: MSTSVRKQIPTRFGGMMIVAGTAIGAGMLANPTATAGVWFGGSVLILLYVWLCMYLSGLMLLEATLHFPQGASFHTVVRGLLGPGWSLVTGFAVAFVLYSLTYAYIFVGGGLTQNSLLAIAAWFTEQPLAVSRELSSLLFLLILATSVWISTRVVDRFSTILIGGMLISFFLSTGTLLESVTTAVLFDHQGQGESQYWRYAWAALPVCLASFGYHGNVPSLVSYYNKDAKPVARSILWGSLLALGIYLLWQLAVQGNLPRTEFAPVLSAGGDVSALLAALNVYVTTDAVARSLNAFAFMAIASSFLGVTLGLFDYIRDLFGFADTARGRLKAAAITFLPPLLACLILPTGFVTVMGYVGLMAAVWAALVPALLAYAARKQFPRAVGGYQVVGGVWLIAFVGVFAVIVFVVQLALLVEWLPVFNGQ; encoded by the coding sequence ATGAGCACTAGTGTACGCAAGCAAATACCCACCCGCTTTGGCGGCATGATGATTGTTGCTGGTACGGCCATTGGTGCCGGCATGCTGGCTAATCCCACGGCCACAGCCGGAGTCTGGTTTGGTGGCTCGGTACTGATCCTATTGTATGTGTGGCTGTGTATGTACTTGTCGGGGTTAATGCTGCTGGAAGCAACCCTGCATTTTCCACAAGGCGCCAGTTTCCATACCGTGGTGCGTGGCTTGCTGGGGCCGGGCTGGAGTTTAGTCACAGGCTTTGCGGTGGCCTTTGTTCTCTATTCACTGACCTATGCCTATATTTTTGTTGGCGGTGGCTTAACTCAGAACAGCTTGCTGGCGATCGCTGCTTGGTTTACCGAGCAGCCATTGGCGGTTTCCCGAGAGTTATCTTCGCTGCTGTTCTTATTGATACTGGCGACCTCGGTGTGGATTTCTACCCGAGTGGTGGACCGTTTCTCCACCATACTCATTGGCGGCATGCTGATTAGCTTTTTCCTGTCCACCGGCACCCTGCTGGAAAGCGTTACCACGGCAGTGCTGTTCGACCACCAAGGGCAGGGCGAGAGTCAGTACTGGCGTTATGCTTGGGCAGCTTTGCCAGTGTGTTTAGCCTCTTTTGGCTACCACGGTAACGTGCCAAGCTTGGTCAGTTACTACAATAAAGATGCTAAGCCAGTGGCTCGCAGTATTTTGTGGGGCTCATTATTGGCGTTGGGGATTTATTTGCTTTGGCAACTGGCTGTGCAAGGAAACTTACCCCGTACTGAGTTTGCGCCTGTGCTGAGTGCCGGCGGGGATGTTAGCGCCTTATTGGCGGCATTGAATGTGTATGTGACAACTGATGCGGTAGCGCGCTCTTTAAATGCTTTTGCCTTTATGGCCATTGCGAGCTCGTTTCTCGGGGTGACTTTAGGTCTATTTGATTACATTCGTGATTTATTTGGCTTTGCTGATACCGCCCGCGGTCGCTTAAAAGCTGCGGCCATTACCTTTCTGCCACCATTGTTGGCGTGCTTAATCCTACCCACAGGTTTTGTCACTGTAATGGGCTATGTGGGGTTGATGGCTGCTGTGTGGGCCGCTTTGGTACCCGCGCTCTTAGCGTACGCCGCCCGTAAGCAGTTCCCGCGCGCTGTTGGTGGTTATCAAGTCGTGGGTGGCGTTTGGCTGATTGCTTTTGTTGGCGTGTTCGCAGTCATTGTCTTTGTGGTGCAGCTGGCTTTATTAGTGGAGTGGTTGCCGGTATTTAACGGCCAGTAA